In the Theobroma cacao cultivar B97-61/B2 chromosome 1, Criollo_cocoa_genome_V2, whole genome shotgun sequence genome, one interval contains:
- the LOC18613395 gene encoding uncharacterized protein LOC18613395 → MAESSFSMRSTKGRSWQRCSKQIREQRGRLYIIWRCTVLLLCWHD, encoded by the coding sequence atggCAGAAAGCTCGTTTTCAATGAGGAGTACGAAGGGTCGGTCATGGCAAAGGTGTTCAAAGCAAATCAGAGAGCAGCGGGGAAGGCTTTATATTATATGGCGATGCACTGTGTTACTGCTGTGTTGGCACGACTAG